From the genome of Fusobacteriaceae bacterium:
TTCCATTTTTCGGTCATAATCGGATCTTTTTCAATGATATCGAAATATTTTTCCACTTTTCACTCCTCGATGTTTTTTATTCGTTTTAATTCAATGTTGATAATAATGCTGTACTTTTTTCGCTCCAGGACGAACCCGGGAATTTTTGCCGGATATAGGTCAGGTAATTCCGGCATTCCGAAATATTGCCCAATTTTTGCGACGTGAGTCCCAGATTGTAATAGAGCTCGGCCTGCCTTTCGGCGGTCTTTTCAGATAACAGAGCGGATCTGTAATTATTGAGGGCGACCTGGTATTTGCCGGTGTTGTAATTGCATTGCCCCATGTAATAGTAAATCCGAGCGGTTTCCGTATAATTTTTATTGACGGAAAGGGCTTTCTGGAAAGAATCGAGGGCCGACGCGTAATTTCCGCTCCGGTAGGCCTGCTCGCCCGCGGTGTAATAGCCCTGGAACGTCTCATAATTTTTGGCGGCCAGCTGCTGCAAGGGTGACGCGCCGCCGGGGGTAAGGGTCCCCGGAGTCTGCCCCGCCGGCGTTTCCATGGCGCCGCTTACGTATCTTTGCCCGCGGACGGGATCTCCGTTTTTGAGGTACCAGTTGCCCACATAGCTGGCGATTCTCTCGTCGGGCGTATCCCTGTAGACCTGCTCGAGGAATTCCGCTTCCCGTCTCGTGATGTTGTCCTTGGCCAAAAGGACATTGGCGACTTTCTCGTTGGTCTCCCTGTCCATGGACGAATATTCCAGCAGCACGCCGTCAATGGCCACATCGGTTACCCCTGTGCCGTAGAGGGCGTCGGCCACCATTTTCCGGTCGGCGCCGGAAAATGTGCTGTATTTTTTGAGGAAATTGTATTCGCTGCGAACGGTCCTGGCGTCCCGGGAGGCCCCGGCCGCTTCCAGCAGCCGCATAGAATTGTCTTTGGTGTAGGCGCCGTTGGGGAAAATGATCTTGTAGAGCGCGACGCTGTCTTTGAGGCCCGTATAGTTCCTGTTGTCAAAACAGCGGATCACGATTTCCCGGAGCTCGCTTTCGGAAAATTCATATCTTGAAGAATTGCTGATCGTAATCCTGCGCTCCGAGGCGCCTTCGGTCACGACGGTCACGAAATTTCCCTCATAGATACTCCGGAAAATCAGGTTTGTCGTGACTTTCCGCAAATCATAGGAAGAATTTTTCGGACTGGAAACCATCCGGAAAGTGCTGTCCTCCCGGGCAAGGGGGATATAGAGGTATTCCCCGATATAACTCGCCGCCGAGACGACGTCGGTCGTGCGGATCGTCGTCCGGCTTTTGTTGTTCTTCATATCGGCCGAAAGCTCATCCAATATCCGGGTCGGCGTGGATTCCGTCAGAGTGATCCTTTCCCTGGGCAGTTTTTCCGCCGCCACAGGCCTTGAAATCCCCGTATACATGCCGTAGCCGCCGCCTCGGGACCTGCCGCCTCCTCCCGTACATCCGACAATGAGGAGTGAAACTACCGTTACGCTGAGAAGCTTGATATTCATCTTTCCTCCATTTTTCATTTTTCTATAGTCATGTCCGCAGATCAAAAGTAGTCTTTGTCATCGGCCTCGTACAGGTCGTCGATGATGTCGATGGCCTTGTCGTCTTTGTCATAATATTCGTCGTCATCGTAATCGATGAGGTCTTCGTCGGGCTCGTACTCGTCGTGCCAGTAGGTGAGCACTTCCGCCGTTTCTTCCTCATCCTCGACAAGGCTGATATCGTCTTCATCCTCGTCATATAAAAAAACGTAATAATCCCCCTCGGCTGATTCGGCGATGATATAGTAGTTGTCCTCATAATCCACGCTTTCCTTTACATAAAATTCCTGTTCGTCATCGTCGATGGTGTAGTAAAAACTATCGCCTTGTGAATACATGTTTCCCTCCTTGACAAAATTACAGCAAAAATATACATTATTTGTTTCATATTCTATTTGTGGTATTTCCCGTGGTGCAAAATACTGAAGCCCCGATAAAGTTGCTCCAGGAGAATCAGGCGCATCAGCTGGTGGGGAAAAGTCATCCGTGAAAAACTGAGCGCGTAATCGGCCCGGGCCGCCACTTCCGGCGAAAGACCGTCGGAACCGCCGATCACAAAGACGAGTCGGCCCTTTCCTTCCGTCGCAAGCGCCTCGAGCTTCCCGGCGAATTCTTCCGAAGAGAGGCTTTCGCCGCCGATGGCCAGAAGAATCGTATAGCCCTTCAGCTTTGCCAGTTGCCCGAGGACCGCGGCAGATTCTTTTTCCACGGTAAGGGCCTTAGTGTCGGCGCCGCTTTCTTCTTTGATTTCAAGGATCCGGACGTCCGCCCAGGGCGACAGCCGCTTGAGGTATTCCCGGCAGCCCGCCGTCAGGTAATCTTCTTTGAGTTTTCCCACGCAGAGGAGCGTTATCGTCACGGCTCACTTCCTTCCAAAGCGCTTTTCGAGGTCGTCTTCGCTAATCCGGATAAAGATGGGCCGCCCGTGGGGGCAGGTATATTTTCCGATTTCATGAAGCCTTCTTATTATATCTGTCATTTCTTCATTTGTCAACCGCTCATTTGCTTTGACCGAACCCCGGCAGGCCATGGAAATCAAGATATTTTCCCGGATATCGACGTCTTTGCCGTCCTTGATATTTTGTAAAATTTCCCGGAACACATCGGCGACGCTGTCCCTGAACTCAAAGGTCGGCACGGCGAGAATCGCGATCTCATTCTCTCCGCGTTCTTCAAAGTCGAAACCGAAGGCGGAGAAGATCTCCCGATTGTCGGCGATCAGCTGCTTGTCCCGGGGATCGACCGGCAGGGCAAGCGGCGTAAGCAGCAGCTGTTTTTCTATGGATCTCCCGTAATATTGGGCTTTCAGGCTTTCGTAGCGGATGCGTTCGTTGACGACATGCTGGTCGTAGATCTCGAGATTGCCTCCGCGCTCGACAAGGATATAGGTCCGCAGCAATTGACCGATCACGCGAAAGGGCGTCCATGACCCGGGAGTCGTTTTTTTCTCCGGCTCGGGCGTCTGTCCGGCATGGTTTTCACGGTCTGCTTTTCTCGGCGTGTCAACGGCGCTGCTGTCCGCGAAATAGGACTCCCGGAAAAAATCCGCGGGTCCGGAGGATTCTCCGGTCTCAAAGCCCGAAGTCGCCGGTTCAAAGACCATCGGCGGGCTTTCCGTCCGGAGCGTGGGCCAGGCGGGACGCTCAGGCGCGGCGGGCTCGCCGGATTCAATGATTTCTCCCGGCGCCGCCGACCAGGGATTCGGGGTCATGACGAAAAAGTCTTCGTTCCCGGCGATGGCTTCCCGCACTTCCCGGGCCACATCCCGGAAGATGTTGCTCTCGTTGGAAAATTTCACGATTTTTTTTGACGGATGGACATTGACGTCCACAAGGGCCGGATCGAGCCTCAGATCGAGGATCACAAAGGGATACTGCCCCTTCATGAGCTTCGTGTAATAGCCTTGAAGGACGGCGTCTTCCAATAATTTGGAGCGCACGGGCCTGCCGTTCACAAAAAGAAACATGGCGTCCCTGCCGCTTTTGTAGAGCTCCCGGTTGCCGAGGCGGCCGAGAGAAAAGGCACGCGAATTTTTGAGGGCGTCGGGCGAGAAAAGTTCGGCAATCGCGTGATCCAGGCCCCGTCCCGAGGTTTCGAGCGCCTTTCTGCCGTCCAGGGCAAGGGATATGGCCACGTCGGGATTGGCCAGAGCCTCCCGGATCAGGATGTCTTTGATGTTGGCGTATTCCGTCGCCGCTTTCCGGAGAAATTTGAGCCGGGCGGGCGTATTGAAAAAAAGCTCGCGAACTTCGATGGTCGTCCCCCGATTCATGGCAAACTCGTTGAGGGAAGTAATTTTCCCACCCGATACCGTGATCCGGTGCCCTACGGGGTCTTCCTCCGCCCGGGAAGAAAGCGTCATTTTTGAAACCGCGGCCACGGAAGACAGAGCTTCCCCCCTGAACCCGTAACTCGTCAGCCGAAAGAGGTCTTCCTTCGCGGATATCTTGCTGGTCGCGTGACGCTCCACGGACAGGAGCAGATCATCCCGGACCATGCCCCATCCGTCATCCCGAATCGTCAGGGTTCGCCCGCCCTGACGGATATCCAGTAGAATTTTTTTGCTTCCGGCGTCAAGGGCGTTTTCCAAAAGTTCCTTGACCATGCCCGCCGGGTTGTCGACGACTTCGCCGGCGGCGATCATATTGGATACCGCTTCGTCCAGAATTCTGATTATGCCCAAATTTGATCCCTTCTTCATTTGTCCTTTTTTACATTATACGAAGAACAGGCCGGAATTTCAAGGGTTTTTTATATTTTCCCGGAAAAAAACAAAAAACCCGCGAAATCGCGGGTTTTTCTTTGCTCAGCGGTAACGTCCGCCGCCTCTCCTCGGGGGAGGAGGCGGCTGCCTTCTCGGCGGGGCAGGTCTGTGATTGTAATTGTTGCTTTCGTTGACGGCGATCAACGCCCCTGTGGTGATGAGGCCGCCTGCGAGAAGCTCGCTGTTTGTACAGCCTGTCATGGTCGAAAGGGCGCCAGCGATCAATACGGCTATGACAATGAGTTTTTTCATATGTTTTCCCTCCTTCGGGCATGGGGTTGGTGTTTCGCTTTTATTCAGTTATACAGGAGTTTTTTGTCTCCATGATGTCGCGGGCGGTCTTTTTTTGTTACCCTTCGCCCTTGGCCCGGATCTCCCCGGTCGCGTACTCATATTTGCTCAAAACGTTGCCGTCTTCGTCAAACTCAAGGATCGTCCCCTCCGGTTGGCCCCCGGCGTAGCAGACTTCTTTTTTCAACTTCCCGCTCTTGTAGTAGCAGCGGAGCTTGCCCTCGGGTTTGTTGTCCAGCCAGTTGAGCTCCCATTTGACCTCGCCGGTCCGGTAGTAGTTTCGCGAGAGACCGTTGGCCCGGTCGTTTTTGTAGACGCACTCCTCCTTGACGGCCCCGTCCTTGTAAAAACTCCGGGAAACGCCTTCTTTTTTCCCTTTTTTATAGATAATCCGCCACTTGATCTCGCCGGTTTTGAAAAAGCCGGTGACGGGTCCGTCAACCAGGCCTTTTTTATAGGTCGCGATAAATTTTTTGTTCTGTTTTTTGTCGCTGTCCCAGGTGATCCATTCCCCCTCCCTGAGACCGTCGACGTAATTTCCCGTCGAGAGCAGGAGATCTTTACTGTTGGGAGAGACGCCTTTCAATTCTTCAAAATACCCGTTTTTTTTGCTTTCGCTCATTTTGCTCACCTGGTCTTTCCCGCTTTGTACGTGTAAATCAAAAATCCGGTATTGAACTTGGTATCGTTTCGGGAGTCGTTTATGTTTTACGGGCTGTCTCTGAAAATCGAAACGCATTTTTGTTTGATCAATTATACCACAAATACCAAATAAATTATACGGAAATTTTTGCTTTTTTCCTCAATTTTTTTCCGGTTTTTTTGAGGGACCCCGATCAGCGTGAATTGTATTTCTGCATGAGTCTTTCGGTATCCATATCCCGGATAAAGTCTTCGGCCGCCTCCTTCGCAAGCGTCAGCATTTCGTTGACCGCGTTCTGTTCTTCTTCGGGGAATCTCCCCAGCACATAGTCAATGGTCTCCATGGTCGGGCGTCCGACGCCGCATTTGACCCGGGCAAAATCCTCACCCACGTGTGCGATAATGGATTTCAGTCCGTTATGGCCCCCCGATCCCCCCTGGATCCGCACGCGGATCCTGCCGACCGGAAGGTCGAGATCGTCATGGATCACCAGAAGCTCCGTCCTGGGATCGAGTTTGAAAAAGCGGATGACCTCAATCAGAGATTCGCCGCTGTCGTTCATGTACGTCATCGGTTTCAAAAATAGGATTTTCTCGCCCTTTACCGTGGTTTCCGCCAGCAAACCGCGCATTTTTTCCCGCTCCGTCGTCACGCCAAAGGCGGCGTACAGCCGGTCAAGTACGCAAAAACCGACGTTATGCCTCGTTTTCGCGTAACGTTCGCCCGGATTGCCCAGACCCGTAATCAGTTTCATGGTTATTCTCCTGTTTCTTTCAGCATTCGGCGCTGTAGTGGAATTTCGCGAGGCCCCCGAGGGAGGTCTCCCGGTATTCCTGTTTCATGTCCCGGCCGGTTTCGCCCATGGTCCTGACGACTTCGTCAAAGGAGACCATGTGCTTTCCGTCGGTAAAAAGGCAGTACACGGCGGAATCAAAGGCTCTGGCCGCCGCGACGGCGTTTCGCTCGATGCAGGGGATCTGGACATAACCCCCCACGGGATCGCAGGTCAGGCCCAGATGATGTTCAAGGCCCATTTCCGCCGCATATTCGATCTGATCAAGGGTCCCGCCCAGCAAAAAACAGGTCATGGCCGCGGCCATGGCGCAGGCTGACCCGACTTCGGCCTGACAGCCTCCTTCGGCGCCGGAAATTGTGGCGTTTTCCTTGATCACATTGCCGATGAGTCCGGCGATCGCGAGGCCCTTCAGGATTTCCCGCTCCTTGAGCTCATATTCCTCGGCGAGGGCGTACAACAGCCCCGGGACAATGCCCGCCGCCCCGCAGGTGGGGGCCGTGACTACGATGCCGCCGCTCCCGTTTTCCTCGGCCACCGCCAGCGTATACGTAAATATTTTCGCCAGAAGCCCCGTCTGGGACTTCATGGTCCTGACTTTTTTGTAAAAGCTGTTGGCCCGCCGCTTCAATTTGAGGCTGCCGGGCAAAATCCCCGTATGCTCGACGCCCTTTCGTACGGCCTGACGCATGGCGGCCCAGATGTCTTTGAGGAAGGAAAAGATTTCCTCCCCCTCAAAGGCCGTCACAAATTCCCAATATTCCCTGTTTCCCTCGTCACACCAGTCCCGAATTTCCGAAAAACGCGTGAAGGGGTAGATTTTTTTCACGTCCCGCCGGGGTTCCCCTTCACCGACGATGGTCCCGCCGCCTACGGAAAAAACGAGCCAGTTGTCCAGTTCCTTGCCCTTTTCATTGAGGGCCGTAAACTTCATGCCGTTGGGATGGAAGGGCGGGACGACCTCAGGCTTGAAGAGAATTTCGATCTCCGCCGGCAAAAGGGTCTTTTCGATGACGGCGTCTGTCAGATGTCCCTTGCCGGTCAGGGCAAGGGAACCGTAGAGCTCGACCCGAAAATATTTGCCGTTAGGGTGTTTTTCCCGGAAGGCCCGGGCCGCCCTCTCGGGTCCGATGGTGTGGGAACTGGACGGTCCGTTCCCGATTTTGAACAATTCTCGCAGCGTATCCATTCGCGGCGCCTCCTGATTTCCGTATGTCCTATTGTTGTCTGATCTCTCCGCCGTATTTTTTCGCGATGATCTGTAAAATCTTTGTGGTGATTCCGTTGATTTCCTTTTCCTCGAGGGTGTCGTCCTTGTTCCGGAAAACGAAGCTGATGGCCACGGACATCTTGTCGGGGGCGATGTTTTCCCCCCGGTAGATATCGAAAATATCGACTTTCTCGATGAGGGCCGAGGCCTTTTTGATGTCGGCCAGCATATCGCCGATGACGGTTCCCTTATCGACGACGATCGCCAGGTCACGGGTCGCTTCGGGGTATTTGACGAGGGGTTCGTAGGTGATCTTGGTGTTTCTGTATTTTCCGATCTTGACGAGATTGAACTCCGCGACGTAGGGCGTCTCTTTCTTGATCTCGAGGGCTTCCTGCACGTCGGGGTGGATCTGCCCGAATGTGCCGACAACGTCTTTTCCGACTTTGATATCGGCGCTGCGGCCGGGGTGGAAGGCCTTGTTTTTGCTCCGCTCGATGTAATATTTCTTTTTCATGCCGAGATATTCCAAAAACAGCTCCACATAGCCCTTGAGCTTGTAAAAATCAAAGGCCGCGGGTTTGGATTCCCAGACGGAACGGTCATGCCGGCCGGCTATGGCAATGCAGGCGTGGAGTTCCTCTTTGGCGAGATCCCCTTCGGCCCTATAGACCTTGGCGACCTCGAAAAATCGTAAATCCGTAAAATTCCGGTTCAGATTGTCCCTGAGATTGAGAAGCAGGCTGTAGATCAGGGACGTACGCATAACGGCCATATCGGGACTCAAAGGGGCCAAAAGCGTGATGGTCTTCGCGCCCGGCGTAAAAAGCTCCACGGCTTTTTTCGAGACAAAGGAATAGTTGATGACTTCCTGAAGCCCGATGGTCTTGAGAATGGCCTTGGCCTCATCGGAAAAAGCGATATCCGGATCCTTGACGCCCGAACGGATGCTTTCCACGGGCATACGGGGCTCGATGTTCTTGAATCCGTACATGCGGATCACTTCTTCGTAGATATCGGCGGGAATCTCGAGATCCCTGCGGTAGGAAGGCGGAATTACCGTGATCCGCTCTTGACTTGAATTCTTGATCGCGATGCCGAGACTCGTAATGATCTTGGCGATCGTGTCGTAGCCGATATCCTTTCCGACGAATTTGTTCAGCTTTTTGAGGTCAATATTGATTTCCGTGGGCTTCAGGCTCTCGGGGGACTTGCCCCATTTGTCGATGAACTCACAGAGGACGTCGCCCCCCGCGATTTCCGCTATCAGCGCCGCCGCCCGCTCGCTGGCCGCGTCGATATTCTCGATATCCACGGCCCCCCGCTCATAGCGGTACAGGGCGTCTGTGGTCATGCCGAAGCGTTTTCCGGTAAGTCTTGTGCTTTCGGGCTCAAACCACGCCGCTTCGAGGAGAATGTTTTTCGTCGTGGGCTCGATCTGGCTGCCGAGGCCGCCCATGACGCCCGCCAGGGCCACGGGTTTCTCCGCGTCGCAGATCAGAAGCTCCCCGTTTTCCATTTTTCTTTCCACTCCGTCCAGCGTCACGAGGATCTCGCCCGGTTTCGCCTTCCGGACCACAATGGTCTTTTTCCCCAGCATATCCAGATCAAAGGCATGGAGGGGCTGATTGTATTCAAACATGACAAAATTGGTAATGTCTACGATATTGTTGATGGGTTCGTGGCCCATAGCCCGTATTCTCGCCTTGAGCCATTCGGGGGATTCGGCGATGGTCACGTTCTGGATCACGCGCCCCGTATACCGCTTGCAGCGCTCGCCGTCCTCGATCCGGATCGTCGCCTCGGAAGACGTCGTCTTCATGGTTTCGTTCAGGATGACCTGGGGATATTTTACCTTGCGCTTGTAGTAAGCGGCCAATTCCCGGGCGATCCCGATATAAGAGAGACAGTCGGGCCGGTTGGGCGTGATCTCCAGTTCGAAAATCACATCGTCCAAACCCGCGTATTTCCGGTATTCTTCGCCTACAGGGGCGTCTTCCGGCAGGATGATGACGCCGCTCTTGTCGCGGCCCACGCCCAGTTCCGCCTCGGAACAGACCATACCGCAGGATTCCACATCCCTTTTGACGGCTTTCTTGATCTTAAAGTCCCCGGGGAGCACGGCCCCGATTTTGGCGACGACCACCTTGTCGCCCAGCCGGTGGTTCGGCGCGCCGCAGACGATCTGGACCGGCGCCCCTTCTCCGATATCGATCATCAGCACTGTCAGGTGGTCCGATTTGGGGTGCATTTCATAACTTACGATTTTTCCGATCACGACGTGATCGAGATGTTCTCCGGGATAATGAACCGCTTCCACTTCCTGGCCGATCATGGTCAGGGTTTCCGTCAGTTCCTCCACGCTTTCCTTGAGTTCGATGTATTGTTTTAACCAGTTTAACGAGATTAACATGAATTCCTCCGCCGCATATTCTCTTTATGCTGTTTTTTTCTTTTCTTTTTTCGGGATATGATCTATTTGAATTGTTTTAGGAAACGCACGTCATTTTCAAAGAAGGCCCGCAGGTCGTCGATGCCGTGTCGCAACATCGTAATGCGCTCCATGCCCATGCCAAAGGCGAAACCCGTGTATTTTGACGCGTCGTAACCCACGTATTCGAGCACCTTGGGGTTTGTCATGCCGCAGCCTAAAATCTCGATCCATCCGCTTCCCTTGCAGACCCGGCAGCCCTTGCCGTGGCAGAGCACGCACTCGATGTCCATCTCGGCGCTGGGTTCCGTGAAGGGGAAGAAATGGGGCCGGAAACGGACGTTGGTTGTCCCGAAGACCCGCCCGGCGAAGTGCATCAAAACGCCCTTGAAATCGGCGAACGAGATATTTTCCCCGACGACAAGGCCCTCGATCTGATGAAACATCGGCGTATGGGAAATATCGTAGTCGGGCCGGTACACGCGCCCCGGCGAGATCATCCGGAAAGGCGGCGTATGCGAGAGCATATAGCGGACCTCCACGGGAGACGTGTGGGTCCGGAGCACGACGTCGTCGCTGATGTAAAACGTGTCTCCGGGATCTCTGGACGGATGGTTTTTCTGGATGTTGAGCCCGTCAAAATTGTTTTTCACGTACTCCACTTCGGGACCGTCGGCCACGTCAAAACCGAGATCCATGAAGATTTCTTTGATAAAATCCGTCGTTTCGGTGATCGGATGCAGGGATCCGGTCTCCACGGGTTCTCCGGGAATGGTGACGTCAATGGTCTCCGCGATCAGCTTTTCTTCTTTCAATTTCGCGGAAAGCTCGGCGAATTTTCCGTCTAGGAGCGTCGTAAAATATTCCTTGGCCTCGTTGAGCGCCTGTCCGGCCGCCGGTTTGTCTTCCGGCGCGAGATTTCGCATCTCTTTGGCGAGTTCCGTCAGCGCCCCCTTCTTCCCGAGGATCTTGATCTTCAGGTCCTCGAGGTCGTTGAGAGCCGCGGTACCCGCGATCTTTTCCCGGTACAGGGTCTTGAGCGATTCTATTTTGCCTTTCAATTTGTCCTCCCCAATAAAAAACTTGATTATTTTTATATATTTTTTGTTGCTTTTCTCTTTGTAGGCTATGGATCAAGGGATTTGTGTGAAAATGAGATCCTGTCGCCGTCGATTTCCACAAGGCCA
Proteins encoded in this window:
- a CDS encoding tetratricopeptide repeat protein, with amino-acid sequence MNIKLLSVTVVSLLIVGCTGGGGRSRGGGYGMYTGISRPVAAEKLPRERITLTESTPTRILDELSADMKNNKSRTTIRTTDVVSAASYIGEYLYIPLAREDSTFRMVSSPKNSSYDLRKVTTNLIFRSIYEGNFVTVVTEGASERRITISNSSRYEFSESELREIVIRCFDNRNYTGLKDSVALYKIIFPNGAYTKDNSMRLLEAAGASRDARTVRSEYNFLKKYSTFSGADRKMVADALYGTGVTDVAIDGVLLEYSSMDRETNEKVANVLLAKDNITRREAEFLEQVYRDTPDERIASYVGNWYLKNGDPVRGQRYVSGAMETPAGQTPGTLTPGGASPLQQLAAKNYETFQGYYTAGEQAYRSGNYASALDSFQKALSVNKNYTETARIYYYMGQCNYNTGKYQVALNNYRSALLSEKTAERQAELYYNLGLTSQKLGNISECRNYLTYIRQKFPGSSWSEKSTALLSTLN
- a CDS encoding 23S rRNA (pseudouridine(1915)-N(3))-methyltransferase RlmH, giving the protein MTITLLCVGKLKEDYLTAGCREYLKRLSPWADVRILEIKEESGADTKALTVEKESAAVLGQLAKLKGYTILLAIGGESLSSEEFAGKLEALATEGKGRLVFVIGGSDGLSPEVAARADYALSFSRMTFPHQLMRLILLEQLYRGFSILHHGKYHK
- the mutL gene encoding DNA mismatch repair endonuclease MutL, yielding MGIIRILDEAVSNMIAAGEVVDNPAGMVKELLENALDAGSKKILLDIRQGGRTLTIRDDGWGMVRDDLLLSVERHATSKISAKEDLFRLTSYGFRGEALSSVAAVSKMTLSSRAEEDPVGHRITVSGGKITSLNEFAMNRGTTIEVRELFFNTPARLKFLRKAATEYANIKDILIREALANPDVAISLALDGRKALETSGRGLDHAIAELFSPDALKNSRAFSLGRLGNRELYKSGRDAMFLFVNGRPVRSKLLEDAVLQGYYTKLMKGQYPFVILDLRLDPALVDVNVHPSKKIVKFSNESNIFRDVAREVREAIAGNEDFFVMTPNPWSAAPGEIIESGEPAAPERPAWPTLRTESPPMVFEPATSGFETGESSGPADFFRESYFADSSAVDTPRKADRENHAGQTPEPEKKTTPGSWTPFRVIGQLLRTYILVERGGNLEIYDQHVVNERIRYESLKAQYYGRSIEKQLLLTPLALPVDPRDKQLIADNREIFSAFGFDFEERGENEIAILAVPTFEFRDSVADVFREILQNIKDGKDVDIRENILISMACRGSVKANERLTNEEMTDIIRRLHEIGKYTCPHGRPIFIRISEDDLEKRFGRK
- the pth gene encoding aminoacyl-tRNA hydrolase, translating into MKLITGLGNPGERYAKTRHNVGFCVLDRLYAAFGVTTEREKMRGLLAETTVKGEKILFLKPMTYMNDSGESLIEVIRFFKLDPRTELLVIHDDLDLPVGRIRVRIQGGSGGHNGLKSIIAHVGEDFARVKCGVGRPTMETIDYVLGRFPEEEQNAVNEMLTLAKEAAEDFIRDMDTERLMQKYNSR
- a CDS encoding L-serine ammonia-lyase — its product is MDTLRELFKIGNGPSSSHTIGPERAARAFREKHPNGKYFRVELYGSLALTGKGHLTDAVIEKTLLPAEIEILFKPEVVPPFHPNGMKFTALNEKGKELDNWLVFSVGGGTIVGEGEPRRDVKKIYPFTRFSEIRDWCDEGNREYWEFVTAFEGEEIFSFLKDIWAAMRQAVRKGVEHTGILPGSLKLKRRANSFYKKVRTMKSQTGLLAKIFTYTLAVAEENGSGGIVVTAPTCGAAGIVPGLLYALAEEYELKEREILKGLAIAGLIGNVIKENATISGAEGGCQAEVGSACAMAAAMTCFLLGGTLDQIEYAAEMGLEHHLGLTCDPVGGYVQIPCIERNAVAAARAFDSAVYCLFTDGKHMVSFDEVVRTMGETGRDMKQEYRETSLGGLAKFHYSAEC
- the pheT gene encoding phenylalanine--tRNA ligase subunit beta, with amino-acid sequence MLISLNWLKQYIELKESVEELTETLTMIGQEVEAVHYPGEHLDHVVIGKIVSYEMHPKSDHLTVLMIDIGEGAPVQIVCGAPNHRLGDKVVVAKIGAVLPGDFKIKKAVKRDVESCGMVCSEAELGVGRDKSGVIILPEDAPVGEEYRKYAGLDDVIFELEITPNRPDCLSYIGIARELAAYYKRKVKYPQVILNETMKTTSSEATIRIEDGERCKRYTGRVIQNVTIAESPEWLKARIRAMGHEPINNIVDITNFVMFEYNQPLHAFDLDMLGKKTIVVRKAKPGEILVTLDGVERKMENGELLICDAEKPVALAGVMGGLGSQIEPTTKNILLEAAWFEPESTRLTGKRFGMTTDALYRYERGAVDIENIDAASERAAALIAEIAGGDVLCEFIDKWGKSPESLKPTEINIDLKKLNKFVGKDIGYDTIAKIITSLGIAIKNSSQERITVIPPSYRRDLEIPADIYEEVIRMYGFKNIEPRMPVESIRSGVKDPDIAFSDEAKAILKTIGLQEVINYSFVSKKAVELFTPGAKTITLLAPLSPDMAVMRTSLIYSLLLNLRDNLNRNFTDLRFFEVAKVYRAEGDLAKEELHACIAIAGRHDRSVWESKPAAFDFYKLKGYVELFLEYLGMKKKYYIERSKNKAFHPGRSADIKVGKDVVGTFGQIHPDVQEALEIKKETPYVAEFNLVKIGKYRNTKITYEPLVKYPEATRDLAIVVDKGTVIGDMLADIKKASALIEKVDIFDIYRGENIAPDKMSVAISFVFRNKDDTLEEKEINGITTKILQIIAKKYGGEIRQQ
- the pheS gene encoding phenylalanine--tRNA ligase subunit alpha, with protein sequence MESLKTLYREKIAGTAALNDLEDLKIKILGKKGALTELAKEMRNLAPEDKPAAGQALNEAKEYFTTLLDGKFAELSAKLKEEKLIAETIDVTIPGEPVETGSLHPITETTDFIKEIFMDLGFDVADGPEVEYVKNNFDGLNIQKNHPSRDPGDTFYISDDVVLRTHTSPVEVRYMLSHTPPFRMISPGRVYRPDYDISHTPMFHQIEGLVVGENISFADFKGVLMHFAGRVFGTTNVRFRPHFFPFTEPSAEMDIECVLCHGKGCRVCKGSGWIEILGCGMTNPKVLEYVGYDASKYTGFAFGMGMERITMLRHGIDDLRAFFENDVRFLKQFK